A DNA window from Brassica napus cultivar Da-Ae chromosome C1, Da-Ae, whole genome shotgun sequence contains the following coding sequences:
- the BNAC01G33240D gene encoding uncharacterized protein BNAC01G33240D — MEGLIPYLIHAIKKDHKPQDQGYRSLSVGSSRGYRPLMMGQEGSSSFQGSSHRRTRSEYKPPVIMDMFDQTSSSGFGQDSVNEDSSSQDIATKLQHADRR, encoded by the coding sequence ATGGAGGGGTTGATTCCATATCTGATTCATGCTATCAAGAAAGACCATAAGCCACAAGATCAGGGGTATCGGTCGTTGTCTGTAGGATCTAGCCGAGGCTACCGACCATTAATGATGGGACAAGAAGGTTCTTCTTCATTTCAGGGATCTTCTCACCGTCGAACAAGATCAGAGTACAAGCCACCTGTGATAATGGATATGTTTGATCAGACATCATCATCAGGTTTTGGTCAAGATTCTGTGAATGAAGATTCTTCTTCTCAGGATATAGCAACAAAGCTTCAGCATGCAGATAGACGATGA
- the LOC106346457 gene encoding RNA polymerase II C-terminal domain phosphatase-like 5, producing MSVVENIPHEPRAKRQRIEPNEPASSNTRCRHWFVRYGICTTCSSSVDKDQGQAFNYLLDGLQLSSEAVAVTKHLTTLVSCSNEKKLHLVLDLDHTLLHTTRLPCLTEAEKYLIQEAGSNTRDDDLHKWQAQGENPMVFLTKLRPFVRGFLEEANKLFTMYVYTKGNRDYAKFIMKLIDTKKIYFGERVITRDESPYMKTLDLVLAHERGLVIVDDTRDIWPDHKSNLVEISKYNYFRMNKSQQSQPYSELKTDESENNGGLANVLKLLKEVHCEFFRVQEEKELESKDVRLLLQR from the coding sequence ATGTCTGTAGTTGAGAACATTCCTCACGAACCGAGAGCCAAAAGGCAGAGGATCGAACCAAACGAGCCAGCGTCTTCTAATACTAGATGTCGCCACTGGTTTGTTCGTTACGGAATCTGCACCACCTGCAGTTCATCTGTTGACAAAGACCAAGGCCAAGCATTCAATTATCTTTTAGATGGTCTACAGCTAAGCAGCGAGGCTGTCGCTGTAACAAAGCACCTTACCACACTAGTCTCTTGTTCCAACGAGAAAAAACTACACTTAGTGCTTGACTTGGACCACACGCTTCTCCACACCACTCGTCTTCCATGCCTCACCGAAGCAGAAAAGTATCTAATCCAAGAAGCGGGTTCAAATACAAGGGACGATGATCTACACAAGTGGCAAGCCCAAGGAGAAAATCCCATGGTGTTCTTGACAAAGCTAAGACCTTTTGTTCGAGGTTTTTTGGAAGAAGCCAATAAGTTGTTCACAATGTATGTTTACACAAAGGGCAATCGCGATTACGCTAAATTCATCATGAAGCTTATTGATACGAAGAAAATCTATTTCGGTGAGAGAGTGATAACAAGAGACGAGAGTCCTTATATGAAGACGCTTGATTTGGTTTTGGCTCATGAGCGAGGTTTGGTGATTGTGGATGATACACGTGATATTTGGCCTGATCACAAGAGTAACTTGGTTGAAATTAGCAAATACAACTATTTTAGGATGAACAAGAGCCAACAGTCACAGCCATACTCTGAGTTGAAGACTGATGAAAGTGAAAACAATGGTGGATTGGCCAATGTATTGAAGCTACTCAAAGAAGTTCATTGTGAATTCTTCAGAGTCCAAGAAGAAAAGGAGTTAGAGTCTAAAGACGTGAGGTTGCTCCTACAAAGATAG
- the LOC106346474 gene encoding mitotic checkpoint protein BUB3.1, whose product MSLPPPSAGRELANPPSDGISNLRFSNTSDHLLVSSWDKRVRLYDVSTNSLKGEFLHGGAVLDCCFHDDSSGFSVGSDNKVRRIVFNVGKEDVLGMHEKPVRCVEYSYAAGQVITGSWDKTVKCWDPRGASGPERTQVGTYLQPERVYSLSLVGNRLVVATAGRHVNIYDLRNMSQPEQRRESSLKYQTRCVRSYPNGTGYALSSVEGRVAMEFFDLSEAAQAKKYAFKCHRKSEAGRDIVYPVNAIAFHPIYGTFATGGCDGFVNIWDGNNKKRLYQYSKYPSSIAALSFSRDGQLLAVASSYTFEEGEKSHEPEAIFVRNVNEIEVKPKPKAYPNPAA is encoded by the exons ATGAGTCTGCCTCCTCCGTCCGCCGGTCGTGAGCTAGCGAATCCACCGTCCGACGGCATTTCGAATCTCAGATTTTCCAACACGAGCGACCATCTCCTCGTCTCTTCATGGGATAAG CGTGTGAGATTGTACGATGTGAGCACCAATTCGTTGAAGGGCGAGTTCTTACACGGCGGCGCAGTTCTCGATTGCTGTTTCCACGACGATTCCTCTGGTTTCAGCGTTGGCAGCGACAACAAAGTCAGACG GATTGTTTTCAATGTTGGCAAAGAGGATGTTCTGGGGATGCATGAAAAGCCAGTGCGTTGTGTTGAGTATTCTTATGCTGCAG GGCAAGTGATTACTGGATCTTGGGATAAAACAGTTAAGTGTTGGGATCCAAGAGGTGCAAGTGGGCCCGAACGCACCCAGGTGGGGACATACTTGCAACCAGAGCGTGTTTACTCTCTGTCTCTTGTTGGAAACcgtctcgttgtggcaacagcAGGAAGGCACGTCAACATCTACGATCTCAGGAATATGTCTCAGCCTGAGCAAAGAAGGGAGTCTTCACTCAAATACCAGACCAGATGTGTTCGTAGTTATCCTAATGGAACAG GTTATGCTCTAAGCTCTGTTGAAGGAAGAGTTGCGATGGAGTTCTTTGATCTGTCAGAGGCTGCTCAGGCCAAGAA ATATGCTTTCAAATGCCATCGGAAATCAGAGGCTGGAAGAGACATTGTTTACCCTGTAAATGCCATTGCATTCCATCCAAT TTATGGCACATTTGCAACGGGAGGCTGTGATGGTTTTGTCAACATATGGGATGGGAACAACAAGAAGAGGCTGTATCAG TATTCAAAATACCCATCAAGCATCGCAGCACTGTCATTCAGCCGAGATGGTCAGCTACTAGCTGTTGCATCAAGCTACACGTTTGAAGAGGGGGAGAAATC GCACGAACCAGAAGCCATCTTTGTAAGAAACGTCAATGAAATCGAAGTGAAACCCAAACCCAAAGCATATCCAAATCCTGCGGCATAG
- the LOC111202372 gene encoding zinc finger protein AZF2-like, with protein MALEAMNSPSFTVRKDRIEATEDDLMNDAVFMEPWLKRKRSKRQRSRSPSPSTSSSPPRSRRPKSESQDLTEEEYLALCLLKLAKDKHSPRPQPQDSTKLSYKCSVCGKAFPSYQALGGHKASHRIKPLTADNSTSPIIAGEKHHSSATVPPSGKIHECSICRKVFPTGQALGGHKRCHYEGNLGGGSKTISQSGSVSSTVSEDRSNHVLIDLNLPALPELSLHHNPVVDEEILSPLTGKKPLLLTDRDQVIKKEDLSLRI; from the coding sequence ATGGCTCTCGAAGCGATGAATTCTCCTTCGTTCACAGTCCGTAAAGATAGAATCGAAGCAACAGAAGATGATCTGATGAACGACGCCGTTTTCATGGAGCCTTGGCTGAAACGCAAACGCTCGAAACGCCAGCGTTCTCGCAGCCCTTCTCCGTCCACCTCTTCCTCGCCGCCTCGATCTCGTCGCCCTAAATCCGAGAGTCAGGATCTCACGGAGGAAGAGTATCTCGCTCTGTGTCTCCTCAAGCTCGCTAAAGACAAACACTCACCGCGGCCGCAGCCGCAAGACTCGACGAAGCTCTCGTACAAGTGTAGCGTTTGCGGAAAAGCGTTTCCTTCGTATCAGGCGTTAGGCGGACACAAAGCGAGCCACCGAATCAAGCCTCTAACCGCCGATAATTCAACATCTCCGATCATCGCCGGAGAGAAGCATCACAGTTCCGCCACCGTCCCACCTTCCGGGAAGATTCACGAGTGCTCTATCTGCCGTAAAGTGTTTCCGACGGGTCAAGCACTCGGCGGTCACAAACGCTGCCACTACGAAGGAAACCTCGGAGGAGGAAGCAAAACGATTAGCCAGAGTGGAAGCGTGTCGAGCACGGTTTCGGAAGATCGAAGCAACCACGTGTTGATCGATCTAAACCTCCCGGCTTTACCGGAGCTCAGCCTTCATCACAACCCAGTCGTCGACGAGGAGATACTGAGTCCGTTGACCGGGAAGAAACCGCTTTTGTTGACGGATCGTGACCAAGTCATCAAGAAAGAAGATTTATCTCtaagaatataa
- the LOC111201778 gene encoding uncharacterized protein LOC111201778, translating into MVLIYVKSGVWMSSFSDEWSFLADKQRRGRMVTLETTALLEELKIMVCEDYGVDPNLVNVEFSYEMVNQRGNPPISISNDRQVCNFVGYAKKGSSTTLCVTFSGTGTGVKEKERVNIDLNKEPCDSSNVEEGEVPDINLGDFAEPSKKCCDKRKNHVVEDGSGHAGSKSEKYGDSEKESRAVNTDFVKKDQLFRSKRVLKATMEIWAMKNNYDFLVTKSTKKWWSIRCKDNTCNWTVRAECVDGSTYFMINKCVGIHSCAPSKKSNFGKTASARTIGKLIQHRFDDANDGPKANDIIQFMRLEHSCEITYWHAWEAREYAIAAVRGIPDESYAKIPKYLHMIKEVNPGTHTHYETKKDGRFMYLFMSFGQSVRGFHSHMRRVIVVDGTFLKNKYKGVLLVATAVDGNSNLYPIAFGVADSENEESWEWFFRQLSVVIPDSKDLAFVSDRHASIAKAIRDVYPRSKHGICIHHLLTNVVKFFRTKGFTALVEKASNTYRYSEFQERFTEIVDISPALGRYLQEADVRKWARSLFPGSRYDIRTNNPAESINSALRSPRQFPVIPLLDSIREMMTRWFYERRMLSSKHIDPLTDKVEKKIDRRIVKARGFQVQKVDNFRSLVKGDIYDCHVDLETRTCTCGKFDLGKIPCRHAIPAIYSRGMEVHRFTDGVYSTAAWRAAYAESINPIPVPEAEWNVPDEVKLAKILPPESRKSAGRPVKRRYETVEDKIRSSQGSTKKKKHKCSRCGMEGHKRGTCDKPI; encoded by the exons ATGGTTCTAATCTACGTTAAATCTGGTGTATGGATGTCAAGTTTCAGTGACGAGTGGAGTTTCTTGGCAGACAAACAAAGGCGTGGTCGAATGGTGACATTAGAAACTACTGCTTTACTGGAGGAACTCAAGATCATGGTGTGTGAAGATTATGGGGTCGACCCTAATTTGGTTAATGTCGAGTTCAGTTATGAGATGGTCAATCAAAGAGGAAATCCTCCCATTAGTATCAGTAATGATCGACAAGTGTGTAACTTTGTGGGCTACGCAAAGAAGGGTTCCTCTACAACCTTGTGTGTCACGTTCTCTGGTACTGGTACTGGTGTAAAGGAAAAGGAACGAGTCAATATCGATCTCAATAAGGAACCGTGTGATTCAAGTAATGTTGAGGAAGGTGAAGTTCCTGACATAAATCTGGGAGATTTTGCAGAACCATCAAAAAAGTGTTGTGATAAAAGGAAGAATCATGTCGTtgaggatggttctggtcatgCTGGTTCAAAGAGTGAAAAGTATGGCGATAGTGAAAAGGAAAGCCGAGCTGTGAACACAGATTTCGTGAAGAAAGATCAACTTTTCCGAAGTAAACGTGTCCTAAAGGCAACAATGGAAATTTGGGCGATGAAGAATAATTACGATTTCCTTGTTACCAAATCAACGAAAAAGTGGTGGTCTATACGATGTAAGGATAATACGTGCAACTGGACTGTGCGTGCGGAATGTGTTGATGGGTCTACATATTTCATGATCAATAAGTGTGTGGGTATACACTCATGTGCTCCTTCAAAGAAAAGCAACTTCGGAAAAACGGCGTCGGCAAGAACTATTGGAAAGCTGATACAACATCGATTTGATGATGCCAATGATGGCCCCAAAGCAAACGACATCATTCAGTTTATGAGGCTAGAACATAGCTGCGAAATTACTTATTGGCACGCTTGGGAAGCTCGTGAGTATGCAATTGCAGCTGTTAGAGGTATACCAGACGAAAGTTATGCAAAGATACCAAAATATTTGCATATGATTAAAGAAGTTAATCCTGGTACACACACTCACTATGAAACTAAGAAGGATGGTAGATTCATGTATCTATTTATGTCGTTTGGGCAATCAGTTAGAGGATTTCACAGTCATATGCGTAGGGTGATTGTTGTTGATGGaacttttctgaaaaataaatataaaggaGTTCTACTTGTTGCTACAGCTGTAGATGGTAACTCCAACTTGTATCCAATTGCATTTGGAGTTGCTGATTCAGAGAATGAAGAATCATGGGAGTGGTTCTTCAGACAGTTGAGTGTGGTTATTCCTGATAGTAAAGACTTAGCTTTTGTGTCAGATAGACATGCGTCAATTGCTAAAGCAATCAGGGATGTCTACCCACGATCAAAGCACGGAATTTGTATACACCACTTGCTGACCAATGTGGTTAAATTCTTCAGGACAAAGGGGTTCACTGCTTTGGTCGAGAAGGCTTCAAACACATATAGGTATAGTGAATTTCAGGAACGTTTCACAGAAATTGTTGATATCAGTCCGGCACTTGGACGATATCTACAGGAGGCTGATGTGAGAAAATGGGCTCGTTCTCTCTTCCCTGGATCCAGGTATGACATCAGGACCAATAACCCAGCCGAGTCGATTAATTCAGCTCTGAGATCTCCTAGACAATTTCCAGTAATTCCTTTGCTAGATAGTATAAGAGAAATGATGACCCGATGGTTCTATGAGCGTCGCATGTTAAGCTCCAAACATATTGATCCTTTAACCGATAAGGTGGAGAAAAAGATTGATAGGAGAATCGTGAAGGCTCGAGGGTTTCAGGTTCAGAAGGTTGACAACTTCAGATCACTTGTTAAAGGAGACATATATGATTGTCATGTTGATCTGGAAACCAGAACATGCACATGTGGGAAATTTGATTTAGGAAAAATTCCATGCAGACACGCTATTCCTGCAATATATTCTCGAG GTATGGAAGTACACCGATTTACTGATGGCGTCTATAGCACTGCAGCGTGGAGAGCTGCCTACGCGGAATCCATTAATCCCATACCAGTTCCAGAGGCTGAATGGAATGTCCCAGATGAGGTTAAACTTGCGAAGATCTTACCACCAGAGTCAAGAAAGAGTGCTGGTAGACCAGTAAAGAGAAGGTATGAAACAGTAGAAGACAAGATTAGATCTTCTCAAGGatcaacaaagaagaaaaagcaCAAGTGCAGCCGGTGTGGTATGGAGGGACACAAGAGAGGAACATGTGATAAACCTATCTAG
- the LOC106408945 gene encoding uncharacterized protein LOC106408945 produces the protein MSEELPKRLFKPGEETEVHQINNNCKMVRYFKRLMEWLPKELETVKKDPVFAQIFKLFDNGLGFSARVIHGFLCRELLTYKDHELWFVFARRPLRFSLLEFHAVTGLQCDTSLSLKELVDWDDDGGFWSLVIRTNKGISIFELWEHHRAAVKKWSNADRIRLVYLCIIVCMVCGRDEKAPIPIKYVKLVMDLEQVRNYPWGVASFDLLCESIAEKRDKLKENPKSYVLDGFTYGLQIWAMEAIPKLGKLCGRKLNKSFKNGPRCVNWMGAAKISYEELNKLENILTPKDDIYPYISWTGNYTVCESLQFSRRDEVEDDRVKLLMHMIMKQFDFSGHNWEYEETPVFSFGVDNKEGEKEKVATHEGEGGSDEEPNDKDGEGGSDEASGSDEEFQTPKGSATIRARDTKGKKRLPDRGMEKRKHKVLHTRPQQAPFDEDMKTFVTQLFQQGFAAMEERLEKKMDEKFEGVQSELKNSRGDSTVQAEHGDPSASKTAPSHPSPSKLAPSKPAHSNPSPRKPSPTKPSPSKPSPRRSKRLVNKH, from the exons ATGTCTGAGGAGTTACCAAAGCGGTTGTTTAAGCCGGGTGAAGAGACCGAAGTGCATCAGATCAATAACAACTGCAAGATGGTACGCTATTTCAAAAGATTGATGGAGTGGTTGCCAAAGGAGTTGGAGACAGTGAAGAAAGATCCTGTTTTTGCTCAGATTTTTAAGCTGTTCGATAATGGTTTGGGATTCTCGGCGAGAGTGATACACGGCTTCTTGTGTAGGGAGCTGTTGACTTACAAAGATCATGAGCTCTGGTTTGTCTTTGCGAGAAGACCTCTCCGATTTTCATTGCTTGAGTTCCACGCAGTTACCGGGCTTCAGTGCGATACTAGTCTCTCACTTAAGGAGTTGGTTGACTGGGATGATGATGGTGGTTTCTGGAGCTTAGTGATCAGGACAAATAAGGGGATTTCTATTTTCGAGCTGTGGGAACATCACAGGGCAGCTGTTAAGAAGTGGAGTAATGCTGATCGAATCAGGCTGGTGTATCTTTGCATCATTGTTTGTATGGTTTgcgggagagatgagaaggcaCCTATCCCCATCAAGTACGTGAAGTTGGTGATGGATCTTGAGCAGGTTCGAAACTACCCTTGGGGAGTTGCTTCTTTTGACCTTCTATGCGAGTCAATAGCTGAAAAACGAGATAAACTGAAGGAGAATCCAAAGAGTTACGTGTTAGATGGCTTCACCTACGGTCTTCAGATATGGGCTATGGAAGCAATACCAAAGCTTGGAAAGCTCTGTGGAAGAAAACTGAACAAAAGTTTTAAGAACGGTCCTAGATGTGTAAACTGGATGGGAGCTGCAAAGATTTCGTACGAGGAGCTCAACAAGTTGGAGAACATCTTAACACCCAag GATGACATATATCCATACATCTCGTGGACTGGGAATTATACAGTGTGTGAAAGTCTTCAATTTAGCAGACGAGATGAGGTGGAGGATGATAGAGTCAAGCTTCTCATGCATATGATAATGAAGCAGTTTGACTTCAGTGGTCATAATTGGGAGTACGAAGAGACACCGGTCTTTTCTTTTGGGGTTGATAACAAAGAAGGTGAGAAGGAGAAAGTAGCTACGCATGAGGGAGAAGGTGGGAGTGATGAAGAGCCTAACGACAAGGATGGTGAAGGTGGGAGCGATGAAGCAAGTGGGAGCGATGAGGAGTTTCAAACTCCAAAAGGATCAGCAACCATAAGGGCGAGAGATACAAAGGGAAAGAAGAGGCTCCCTGATCGTGGAATGGAAAAAAGGAAGCATAAGGTCCTACATACTAGACCACAACAGGCGCCCTttgatgaagatatgaagaCTTTTGTGACGCAGTTGTTTCAGCAAGGTTTTGCTGCGATGGAAGAGAGGCTAGAGAAAAAGATGGATGAAAAATTTGAGGGAGTGCAGTCTGAGCTTAAAAATTCCCGTGGGGATTCAACCGTCCAAGCTGAGCATGGAGATCCATCTGCGAGCAAGACAGCGCCTAGCCACCCATCGCCTAGCAAGCTAGCGCCTAGCAAGCCAGCGCATAGCAACCCATCGCCTAGGAAGCCATCTCCTACGAAGCCATCGCCTAGCAAGCCATCTCCGAGGAGGTCCAAACGCTTGGTAAACAAGCACTAG